From one Rosa rugosa chromosome 4, drRosRugo1.1, whole genome shotgun sequence genomic stretch:
- the LOC133742545 gene encoding cytochrome b-c1 complex subunit 7-2, mitochondrial-like gives MALILQSFIEPRKNWFARQHMKAIFTHLRYYGLRYANLYDPYYDLDVKGALNRLPRDIVDTCSQRLKRAMDLSKKHGHLPEDLQAMQTPFRSYLQEMLALVNRERA, from the coding sequence ATGGCGTTGATTTTGCAGTCGTTCATAGAGCCAAGGAAGAACTGGTTCGCCCGCCAGCACATGAAGGCAATCTTCACGCACCTCCGTTATTACGGGCTTCGCTACGCCAATCTGTACGATCCCTACTATGATTTGGATGTCAAGGGGGCTCTGAATCGGTTGCCCAGAGACATAGTCGACACGTGCAGCCAGCGTCTGAAGCGCGCCATGGACCTCTCTAAGAAGCATGGACACCTCCCCGAAGATCTTCAGGCTATGCAAACTCCGTTCAGAAGCTACCTTCAAGAAATGTTGGCTCTGGTGAATAGGGAAAGAGCATAG
- the LOC133744457 gene encoding uncharacterized protein LOC133744457, translated as MSDRIRFASICKDWLSIAAAKPPPPPPVPESWLLFRGTSKFLSLPQERVYRFNNIIPPKEHIIVGASNGWVLTEHPECYRLLILVNPILNAQIMLPILPKRHDDLGDMKKLLVATFGDNSVLPAGVFIHTQWDSLIVCTCDNGPWRDALHEVFNDVLFYNGKIYTLEIQKSKTIVTAYSLNEQLQPLLSRRYVGQDIETETRVEACLVESRGDLLLVKRQFSQQGHTTGFQVFKLLLVEEDGSARCVKLQSLGDQALFWGRDGCISLPAAGRFSLFEENHIYFMNILYKIGVYSLKYERIKRFHNPPQKFFRQESTWFVPTTKDTIVGLNRINGN; from the coding sequence ATGTCTGATCGAATTCGTTTTGCTTCAATATGCAAGGATTGGCTCTCCATCGCCGCCGCcaagcctcctcctcctccacctgtGCCGGAGTCATGGCTCCTGTTTCGCGGCACGAGTAAGTTTTTGTCTCTCCCACAAGAAAGAGTGTACAGATTCAACAATATAATACCACCGAAAGAACATATAATTGTGGGAGCTTCCAATGGTTGGGTGCTTACTGAACATCCCGAATGCTATAGGTTACTTATCCTTGTGAATCCAATCTTGAATGCCCAAATTATGCTACCAATCCTACCAAAAAGACATGATGACCTAGGAGACATGAAGAAACTTCTTGTAGCAACCTTTGGTGATAATTCAGTTCTCCCAGCTGGTGTGTTTATACATACTCAATGGGATTCTCTTATTGTATGTACTTGTGACAATGGGCCATGGAGGGACGCCCTCCACGAGGTCTTCAATGATGTGTTATTTTACAATGGGAAAATATATACACTGGAGATCCAAAAGTCCAAGACAATTGTTACTGCTTATAGCTTAAATGAACAATTGCAGCCCCTTCTAAGTCGCAGGTATGTTGGTCAAGACATAGAAACTGAGACAAGGGTAGAGGCCTGCTTGGTGGAGTCTCGTGGAGATCTCTTGCTCGTAAAGAGACAATTCTCGCAGCAAGGGCACACGACTGGATTCCAGGTCTTTAAACTACTGCTTGTAGAGGAGGATGGTTCCGCGCGCTGTGTCAAGTTGCAAAGCTTGGGGGATCAAGCATTGTTTTGGGGTAGAGATGGCTGCATTTCTTTACCAGCAGCTGGAAGATTTTCACTATTTGAAGAGAATCACATATATTTCATGAACATATTATATAAAATTGGTGTGTATTCTCTAAAATATGAGCGAATCAAACGATTCCACAATCCACCACAAAAGTTCTTCCGGCAAGAATCAACCTGGTTTGTCCCCACGACTAAGGATACCATCGTTGGTCTGAATAGGATAAACGGGAACTAA
- the LOC133706676 gene encoding SKP1-like protein 1B → MSSEKKIITLKSSDNETFEVDEAVALESQTIKHMVEDGCADNAIPLPNVTGAILAKVIEYCKKHVEEGGKDAEKDKAGDSPLKEFDSDFIKVDQNVLFDLILAANYLNIKGLLDLTCQTVADMIKGKTPEEIRKTFNIKNDFTPEEEEEVRRENQWAFE, encoded by the exons ATGTCGTCCGAGAAGAAGATCATAACCCTAAAGAGCTCCGACAACGAGACATTCGAGGTCGACGAGGCGGTGGCCCTGGAATCGCAGACCATCAAGCACATGGTGGAGGACGGCTGCGCCGACAATGCGATCCCCTTGCCCAACGTCACCGGTGCCATCCTAGCCAAGGTGATCGAGTACTGCAAGAAGCACGTTGAGGAGGGCGGCAAAGATGCCGAGAAGGACAAGGCCGGCGACTCGCCGTTGAAGGAGTTTGACTCCGATTTCATCAAGGTCGACCAGAACGTCCTGTTCGACCTCATCTTG GCTGCCAACTATCTGAACATCAAGGGCCTTCTGGATCTGACTTGCCAGACTGTGGCAGATATGATTAAGGGGAAGACTCCTGAAGAGATCCGCAAGACTTTCAACATTAAGAATGACTTCACTccggaagaagaggaggaggttcGGAGGGAGAACCAGTGGGCATTTGAGTGA
- the LOC133744456 gene encoding uncharacterized mitochondrial protein AtMg00810-like: MIIVRCLLAIAACQGWSLHQLEVNNAFLNGDLQEEFKPLVNGLPSLQKQFLLPDSLNQKLTILFVQKVGNSLTVLLIYVDDTLITGNNLDSIKALKQFLHTHFRIKDLGELKYFLGLVIARSKKGIYISQRKYALEIIKDTGFLGVKPIDFPMEEAKLSNRGELLKDPAAYRRLVGRLIYLTITRPDITYYVHVLSRFMHEPRQPHMAAALRVVRYLKSSPGQGLLLSSNSNLNLRAFCDSDWAGCPVTRRSTTGYCVFLGDSLISWRTKRQKMVSFSSAEAEYRAMAGTCCELTWLQYLFADLHMPISRPAILHCDNQEALHIAANPVFHERTRHIEMDCHFIRDKILNGSVSTRYVGSLQQLADIFTKALGKDKFKALLCKLGVLDIHSPT; this comes from the exons ATGATTATTGTCCGCTGCCTCCTTGCCATTGCTGCTTGTCAAGGTTGGTCTCTTCACCAGCTTGAAGTTAATAATGCTTTTCTTAATGGTGATTTGCAAGAAGAGTT CAAGCCTCTCGTCAATGGTTTGCCAAGTTTACAGAAGCAATTCTTGCTGCCGGATTCACTCAATCAAAAGCTTACTATTCTCTTTGTTCAAAAGGTTGGTAATTCCCTCACAGTATTAttaatttatgttgatgacaccCTCATTACTGGGAACAACCTTGACTCCATTAAAGCTCTCAAACAATTTCTTCACACCCACTTTCGCATCAAAGATTTGGGTGAACTTAAATACTTCCTTGGACTTGTGATTGCTCGTTCAAAAAAGGGCATTTATATATCTCAACGCAAGTATGCTTTAGAAATTATCAAGGACACTGGATTTTTGGGTGTAAAGCCAATTGATTTTCCCATGGAAGAAGCCAAATTATCAAATAGAGGTGAGCTACTTAAGGATCCGGCTGCATATAGACGTTTGGTTGGACGGCTTATATATCTTACAATCACAAGACCAGACattacctattatgttcatgttcTTAGTAGATTCATGCATGAGCCGCGTCAACCTCATATGGCTGCTGCACTTCGAGTTGTCAGATATTTAAAATCCTCTCCTGGCCAAGGTTTGCTTTTAAGTTCCAATAGCAATTTGAATTTGAGAGCTTTTTGTGATTCAGATTGGGCGGGTTGTCCTGTTACTCGTCGGTCTACTACTGGATATTGTGTTTTCTTAGGAGATTCTTTGATCTCATGGCGTACCAAAAGACAAAAGATGGTCTCATTTTCTAGTGCCGAGGCCGAGTATAGAGCAATGGCTGGTACATGTTGTGAACTCACTTGGCTACAATATTTGTTTGCTGATTTACATATGCCTATTTCTAGACCTGCtattttgcattgtgataatcaaGAAGCTCTACACATAGCCGCAAACCCAGTTTTTCATGAGAGAACACGTCATATTGAAATGGATTGTCATTTTATTCGAGACAAGATATTGAACGGTTCAGTCAGCACCAGATACGTTGGTTCTTTACAACAGTTAGCAGATATATTCACAAAGGCATTGGGCAAAGACAAGTTCAAAGCATTGTTATGCAAGTTGGGAGTGCTTGATattcactctccaacttga
- the LOC133745631 gene encoding (+)-neomenthol dehydrogenase-like has translation MAEAKKRYAVVTGANKGVGFGVVRQLATNGIMTVLTARDEKRGLEAVEKLKESGLSELVVFHQLDVTNPDSIASLAHFVETQFGKLDILVNNAGVVGCIINREAIRAVAGKVRFHIPYVSSSQYIDDFA, from the exons ATGGCAGAAGCCAAAAAGAG GTATGCAGTTGTCACAGGGGCTAATAAAGGAGTTGGGTTTGGAGTAGTAAGACAGTTGGCTACAAATGGGATCATGACAGTGTTAACTGCTAGAGATGAAAAGAGGGGTCTTGAAGCTGTTGAAAAATTGAAAGAGTCTGGCCTCTCTGAGCTTGTGGTATTTCATCAGCTTGATGTGACAAACCCAGATAGTATTGCTTCCCTTGCACATTTTGTCGAAACCCAATTTGGGAAACTAGATATCTTG GTAAACAATGCAGGAGTGGTTGGATGCATAATAAACCGTGAAGCTATTAGAGCAGTAGCCGGTAAGGTAAGATTCCATATACCCTATGTATCTTCTTCACAGTATATTGATGACTTTGCTTGA